One genomic region from Kamptonema formosum PCC 6407 encodes:
- a CDS encoding glycosyltransferase family 39 protein, with protein MKSQLQFFIIVLLVIGICFRFTNLGNKFYWYDEVFTSLRVSGYTEVEVLSQVASGRVIPAKDLMQYQQPNSEKNLADTIRGLAVEEPQLPPLYFIITRFWVQIFGSSPTSTRSFSALISLLAFPGIYWLCQELFSAPKVAWLAVGLVAVSPFHLLYAQEARPYSLWAVIILLSSASLLRALRLQNWLSWSIYGISLALGLYTHLFTGLVALGHGIYVFIQANFRLTKRVLAWILSSVIALITFLPWLVTLIRNKLAASVATGWSELDTERLFLVKNWAGNIGRVFIDFGLTSKSPLLYLIPLTVATFILLIMVGYGIYFLCRQTPKRAWLFVVILIGACALPVMLVDIIEQSIISTKSRYLFPTYMGIEIAVAYLLVTKITMPSTKDWKLQVWRAITILLLGSGLVSSALSLQADNWWNKESGRQNPQIARIVNETQKPLVLSDTSNISVGQILSMSYLFAPKVSMQLFHLNSSIPRKIKLGEEQTTAKIVSAFSDVFIYGNPDKLRSGLEQEGKYKIEAVDLGETQKILFWKLVKS; from the coding sequence ATGAAAAGCCAATTGCAGTTTTTCATCATTGTTTTATTGGTAATAGGAATATGTTTTCGGTTTACTAATCTTGGCAATAAATTTTATTGGTACGATGAAGTTTTTACTTCTCTGCGAGTATCTGGCTACACAGAAGTAGAAGTATTGAGCCAAGTAGCTAGCGGTCGCGTAATTCCTGCTAAAGATTTAATGCAATATCAGCAACCTAATTCTGAAAAAAACCTCGCAGATACAATTAGAGGTCTAGCAGTAGAAGAACCTCAACTCCCCCCGCTATATTTTATAATTACCCGATTTTGGGTACAAATATTCGGTAGCTCTCCCACCAGTACAAGAAGTTTCTCAGCTTTAATTAGCCTACTTGCTTTTCCTGGCATCTATTGGTTGTGTCAAGAATTATTTTCAGCCCCGAAAGTGGCATGGCTTGCAGTTGGATTAGTAGCCGTTTCTCCCTTCCATTTGCTCTACGCTCAAGAAGCACGTCCCTATAGTTTGTGGGCAGTAATAATTTTGCTATCCAGTGCTTCACTCCTACGAGCTTTACGGCTTCAAAATTGGCTCAGTTGGAGTATCTATGGAATAAGTTTAGCTCTAGGACTTTACACTCACTTATTTACAGGGTTAGTCGCCCTCGGTCATGGCATTTATGTATTTATTCAAGCTAACTTTCGCCTCACTAAGAGAGTATTAGCTTGGATACTATCATCTGTTATCGCTTTAATTACTTTCCTTCCCTGGCTAGTCACTTTAATTCGTAATAAATTGGCTGCTTCAGTGGCAACTGGTTGGTCAGAATTAGATACAGAAAGGCTGTTTTTAGTGAAGAATTGGGCGGGTAATATCGGTCGCGTTTTTATAGATTTTGGTCTAACATCTAAATCTCCTTTATTATATTTAATTCCGTTAACGGTAGCAACTTTTATTTTATTAATTATGGTGGGATATGGAATTTATTTCCTATGCCGTCAGACTCCAAAACGAGCTTGGCTATTTGTAGTGATATTGATTGGGGCTTGCGCTCTACCAGTAATGCTAGTAGATATAATAGAGCAAAGTATAATATCAACTAAGAGCCGATATTTGTTTCCGACTTACATGGGGATTGAAATCGCTGTTGCTTACCTGTTGGTAACTAAAATTACCATGCCATCTACAAAAGACTGGAAACTGCAAGTGTGGAGAGCAATTACTATTCTACTGCTAGGGAGCGGCTTGGTATCCTCTGCACTCAGCTTGCAAGCTGATAATTGGTGGAATAAGGAATCAGGCAGACAAAATCCCCAAATAGCTCGCATAGTTAATGAAACCCAAAAACCCCTTGTGCTTAGCGATACATCTAATATTTCTGTCGGTCAAATACTATCAATGAGTTATTTATTCGCGCCCAAAGTGAGTATGCAATTGTTTCACCTAAATTCCTCAATACCACGTAAAATTAAATTAGGAGAGGAACAAACAACTGCTAAAATCGTCAGCGCTTTTAGCGATGTGTTTATATACGGAAACCCTGACAAACTGCGCTCTGGACTTGAGCAAGAAGGTAAGTATAAGATCGAGGCTGTTGACTTGGGGGAAACCCAGAAAATATTGTTTTGGAAATTAGTAAAATCGTGA
- the bioF gene encoding 8-amino-7-oxononanoate synthase, whose product MPSDAYAWIDNSLATIHRAEWYRSVQTIHGRPGATILLEGRELVNFASNDYLGLAGDERLIQAAISAVKELGTGSSGSRLLSGHRQLHRDLELAIASFKQTEDAIVFSSGYLANLGAIASLVNKRDLILSDRYNHSSLKNGAILSGATVLEYNHCDLEDLRTKLEERTRYRRCLIITDTVFSMDGDLCPLPQLLAIAEEFSCMLLVDEAHATGVFGDNGAGCVEHFGCTGKPLIQVGTLSKALGSLGGYVAGSSSLIDFLRNRAPTWIYTTGLTPADTAAALKAVNIVRAEPQLRHKLWENVETLKTLLDRQIPNWKNTDKNHTDWNLHPNLESESKENYQSAITHSYSPIFCFLLKDVAQALGVGTQLKEQGIFAPAIRPPTVNSSRIRVSLMATHKSVHIEKLVEALRVSHF is encoded by the coding sequence ATGCCTTCTGACGCTTACGCTTGGATAGACAATTCTCTGGCTACTATTCACCGAGCTGAATGGTATCGCTCGGTGCAAACGATTCATGGTCGCCCCGGTGCTACAATTTTGCTAGAAGGTCGCGAACTTGTCAACTTTGCCAGCAATGATTATCTGGGATTGGCGGGTGATGAAAGGCTAATTCAAGCAGCAATTTCTGCTGTTAAAGAATTGGGAACGGGGAGTTCTGGTTCGCGATTGCTGAGTGGACATCGCCAGTTACATAGAGATTTAGAATTGGCGATTGCATCTTTTAAACAAACGGAAGATGCAATTGTATTTAGTTCGGGTTATCTTGCTAACTTAGGTGCGATCGCATCTCTTGTAAATAAGCGGGATTTGATTTTATCGGATCGCTACAATCATTCTAGCCTTAAAAACGGCGCGATCCTCAGCGGCGCGACTGTATTAGAGTACAATCATTGCGATCTTGAGGATTTAAGAACAAAGTTGGAGGAACGCACTCGTTACCGCCGCTGTTTAATTATTACCGATACTGTTTTCAGCATGGACGGTGATTTATGTCCTTTACCACAATTATTGGCAATAGCTGAAGAATTTAGCTGTATGCTATTAGTAGATGAGGCGCACGCTACAGGTGTTTTTGGTGATAATGGTGCGGGTTGCGTCGAGCATTTCGGTTGTACTGGAAAACCATTAATTCAGGTTGGAACTCTCAGTAAAGCTTTAGGAAGTTTAGGCGGATATGTCGCTGGTTCTAGCTCGTTAATTGACTTTCTCCGTAATCGAGCACCTACTTGGATTTATACTACAGGATTGACACCAGCAGACACGGCTGCTGCTTTAAAAGCTGTAAATATTGTCCGCGCAGAACCACAATTACGCCACAAATTATGGGAAAATGTGGAAACTCTTAAAACCTTGCTCGATCGGCAGATTCCTAACTGGAAAAATACAGATAAAAATCACACCGACTGGAATCTTCACCCCAATTTAGAAAGCGAAAGCAAAGAAAATTACCAATCAGCAATTACCCATTCATATTCCCCAATTTTTTGCTTTTTATTAAAAGATGTAGCTCAAGCTTTAGGAGTAGGAACGCAATTGAAAGAACAGGGAATTTTCGCACCCGCAATTCGACCTCCAACTGTTAATTCTAGTCGCATTCGCGTCTCCCTGATGGCAACTCATAAGTCAGTACATATTGAAAAGTTGGTTGAAGCTTTGAGGGTATCCCATTTTTGA
- a CDS encoding DHH family phosphoesterase translates to MRSPKKYRLVTRSDFDGLVCAVLLKELDMINEIKFVHPKDMQDGKIEVTSNDITTNLPYIEGVYLAFDHHLSETIRNHDIQDNHIIDPDAPSAARVLYSYYGGKEKFTEISEAMMEAVDKSDSAQFSQEEVLHPENWVLLNFLMDARTGLGRFREFRISNYQLMMQLIDYCKAHSIQEILQLPDVKERVDLYFEQEEKFKDQIPRCAKAYQNLVVLDLRNEEVIYAGNRFTIYALFPECNISIHVLWGLKQQNTVFAVGKSIFNKTSQTNIGELMLKYGGGGHQNAGTCQIDNDKAEEVLKELIAQINQNG, encoded by the coding sequence ATGCGAAGCCCTAAAAAATACAGGTTAGTCACCCGCAGCGATTTTGATGGTCTTGTCTGTGCCGTTCTCTTAAAAGAACTGGACATGATTAACGAAATTAAGTTTGTTCATCCTAAAGATATGCAGGATGGAAAAATTGAAGTGACAAGTAATGATATTACCACAAATTTACCATACATCGAAGGAGTTTATTTAGCCTTCGACCACCACCTCAGCGAAACTATCAGAAATCACGACATTCAAGATAACCACATTATCGATCCAGATGCACCATCGGCGGCGAGAGTATTGTATAGCTATTATGGCGGAAAAGAAAAGTTTACTGAGATTTCTGAAGCGATGATGGAGGCAGTTGATAAATCCGATTCTGCCCAATTTTCCCAAGAAGAAGTTTTGCATCCTGAAAATTGGGTGTTGTTAAATTTCTTGATGGATGCGAGGACGGGGTTGGGGAGATTTCGGGAGTTTAGAATCTCGAATTATCAGTTAATGATGCAGTTGATAGATTACTGCAAAGCTCATTCTATTCAGGAAATATTGCAATTGCCAGATGTGAAGGAGAGAGTTGACCTTTACTTTGAGCAAGAAGAGAAGTTTAAAGATCAAATCCCGCGATGTGCAAAGGCTTATCAGAATTTGGTCGTCTTAGATTTACGGAATGAAGAGGTAATTTATGCGGGCAACAGATTTACAATTTATGCTTTGTTCCCAGAATGCAATATCTCGATTCATGTACTTTGGGGACTGAAGCAACAAAATACAGTTTTTGCAGTTGGTAAGTCAATTTTTAACAAAACTTCTCAGACAAATATAGGGGAGTTAATGTTGAAATACGGCGGCGGCGGACATCAGAATGCAGGGACTTGTCAGATAGATAATGACAAAGCAGAGGAAGTCTTAAAAGAGTTGATCGCACAAATTAATCAGAATGGTTAA
- a CDS encoding iron uptake porin, whose amino-acid sequence MNKTFWNLLLASPAMLGMSSIICAAAIAQEAPTTPETTQVATAQASDLAVAESIAIPETLTLNTSASPAEEIAAVTPLETKNEAPTESSSNAQILGSDIKLIPDAATTAPASELSLQTTPLQTAPATSAPTAFPEPIAQVPAAAPTSTMGGPILPASPSMQPSGQASGSSSGMAQVTSVSQLSDVQPTDWAFQALQSLVERYGCIAGYPDGTFRGNRALTRYEFAAGLNACLDQITRLIGGATGNFVTKEDLAILQRLQEEFAAELATLRGRVDALEARTTELEANQFSTTTKLSGEAIFAVSDSYAGDISLNDDDDDDNDDSTSTNLGYRVRLNLNTSFTGRDLLRTRLQARNVARYDRPGANNTNMARLGFDGDDGNNFTLDQAWYRFPAGRATVWFGPKGLSIDDIAETITPFNSSGSASVSRFGQRNPAVYRGPEGAGVGINYAFSRNFRAQIAYLANDVDAPNPQEGRGVFTGSYTALGQLAFSLGSGLDVGLTYAHKYFRSGSVGVGGGTGSNLAEQPFGSGATSSDNFGAQFNWKPSTRFNLGGWFGYTRANQERGGNDEATIMNAAITLAFPDLGRRGNLLGFVVGVPPKVTDSDDREDDETSLHIEGFYRFQVNDFISITPGVFVITNPNHSEDSDTIFVGVLRTTFSF is encoded by the coding sequence ATGAATAAAACTTTTTGGAATCTATTACTAGCATCTCCAGCCATGTTGGGGATGTCTTCAATCATCTGTGCCGCTGCGATCGCGCAAGAAGCGCCCACAACCCCTGAAACCACCCAGGTAGCGACAGCTCAGGCTTCCGATCTCGCTGTTGCTGAATCAATTGCCATCCCAGAAACGCTGACCCTAAACACCAGCGCTTCCCCAGCAGAGGAAATTGCAGCAGTTACCCCCCTAGAGACTAAGAACGAAGCACCAACAGAGTCAAGCAGTAACGCCCAGATTCTTGGGAGTGACATCAAATTAATTCCAGATGCGGCTACCACTGCGCCAGCATCCGAGCTCTCACTTCAAACTACCCCGCTCCAGACGGCTCCGGCAACTTCAGCCCCCACCGCCTTCCCCGAACCAATAGCTCAAGTCCCCGCTGCTGCGCCAACTTCTACCATGGGCGGGCCCATCCTACCAGCATCGCCCTCAATGCAGCCCAGCGGTCAAGCATCTGGGTCATCAAGCGGTATGGCTCAGGTGACATCTGTTTCCCAGTTATCTGACGTGCAGCCTACAGACTGGGCATTCCAAGCCTTGCAATCCCTAGTCGAGCGCTACGGTTGTATCGCAGGTTATCCCGACGGCACATTTCGAGGCAACCGAGCATTAACTCGTTACGAATTTGCCGCAGGTTTGAACGCTTGCTTAGACCAGATTACCCGGCTAATAGGTGGAGCTACTGGTAACTTTGTCACCAAAGAAGACTTAGCCATACTGCAACGTCTGCAAGAAGAATTTGCCGCTGAACTGGCTACCTTACGCGGACGGGTGGACGCACTAGAAGCACGGACAACTGAACTCGAAGCCAATCAGTTCTCCACCACCACCAAGCTGAGCGGAGAAGCGATCTTTGCCGTCAGCGATAGCTACGCGGGAGATATTTCTCTCAATGACGACGACGATGACGATAACGATGACAGCACCAGCACTAACCTGGGCTATCGGGTGCGGCTCAACCTCAACACCAGCTTTACTGGTCGAGACTTATTGAGAACCCGCTTGCAAGCCAGGAACGTTGCCCGATACGATCGCCCCGGAGCGAACAATACCAACATGGCCCGCTTAGGCTTTGACGGTGACGATGGCAACAACTTTACACTCGACCAAGCGTGGTATCGTTTCCCCGCAGGTCGCGCTACAGTCTGGTTTGGCCCGAAAGGACTCTCCATCGACGACATTGCCGAAACGATCACGCCCTTCAACAGTAGCGGTAGCGCTTCTGTTTCCCGATTTGGACAGCGCAACCCCGCCGTGTACAGAGGCCCTGAAGGCGCTGGTGTGGGTATCAATTACGCTTTCAGCAGGAACTTCCGAGCCCAGATAGCCTACCTAGCTAATGATGTGGATGCTCCTAACCCCCAAGAAGGTCGGGGAGTTTTCACTGGTTCCTACACTGCGCTTGGTCAGCTAGCCTTCTCTCTGGGGTCAGGGTTGGACGTGGGCCTGACTTACGCCCATAAATACTTCCGAAGTGGCAGTGTCGGTGTTGGTGGCGGTACGGGTAGTAACTTAGCTGAACAGCCTTTTGGAAGCGGCGCTACCTCCTCAGATAACTTTGGCGCTCAATTTAATTGGAAACCCAGTACGCGCTTTAATCTGGGCGGTTGGTTCGGCTACACCCGTGCTAACCAAGAAAGAGGAGGCAACGATGAAGCCACAATTATGAACGCGGCTATTACTCTAGCATTCCCAGATTTAGGTCGGCGAGGCAACCTATTAGGTTTCGTCGTGGGCGTACCGCCAAAAGTTACGGATAGCGACGACCGAGAAGATGATGAAACTTCCTTGCACATTGAGGGTTTCTATCGTTTCCAAGTAAATGATTTTATCTCAATTACTCCCGGTGTTTTTGTGATTACTAATCCGAATCACAGTGAGGACAGTGACACAATTTTCGTAGGTGTTTTGCGGACTACCTTTAGTTTCTAG
- a CDS encoding Asr1405/Asl0597 family protein — MNKSELESEPCHIVEVSWVDRWQVYQRLQELEITCWCAIDKPLRVQINSALQATQLESVLRQYRSPRWELEACLEGCWKSS, encoded by the coding sequence ATGAATAAATCAGAGCTAGAATCAGAACCATGTCACATTGTTGAGGTTAGTTGGGTAGACCGCTGGCAAGTTTACCAGCGTTTGCAGGAGTTAGAGATTACCTGCTGGTGTGCTATTGATAAACCTTTGCGGGTGCAAATCAACAGTGCTCTGCAAGCTACTCAGTTAGAGAGTGTATTAAGGCAGTATAGATCCCCCCGTTGGGAGTTGGAAGCCTGTTTGGAAGGCTGCTGGAAAAGCAGCTAG
- the dpsA gene encoding DNA starvation/stress protection protein DpsA produces MAETHSAVRPFGHLADNPILLEHSVTAPVCEGMNALLASFQALYLQYQKHHFVVEGAEFYSLHQFFEDSYGDAQDHVHELGERLNGLGGIPAAGFSKLAELCCFQPEADGAYSCRQMLEHDLSAEQAIISLLRRQAGQAESLGDRGTRYLYEKILLKTEERAYHLAHFLAPDTLVQSSLN; encoded by the coding sequence ATGGCTGAAACTCACAGTGCAGTGCGCCCATTTGGCCACCTTGCCGACAATCCAATTTTGCTCGAACATTCAGTCACAGCCCCAGTCTGTGAAGGGATGAATGCTCTGCTGGCAAGTTTTCAGGCGCTTTACCTGCAATATCAAAAGCACCATTTTGTTGTTGAGGGAGCGGAATTTTACTCTCTACACCAGTTTTTTGAAGACAGTTACGGCGATGCTCAAGATCACGTCCACGAATTGGGCGAACGCTTGAATGGTTTGGGCGGTATTCCTGCGGCTGGTTTTAGTAAGTTAGCAGAACTTTGCTGCTTCCAACCGGAAGCTGACGGTGCTTATTCCTGTCGCCAAATGCTCGAACACGATCTGAGTGCGGAGCAAGCGATTATCAGTTTGTTACGCCGTCAAGCAGGACAAGCGGAAAGTTTAGGCGATCGCGGTACGCGCTACTTATACGAAAAAATCCTGCTCAAAACAGAAGAGCGAGCTTATCATCTAGCTCACTTCCTAGCGCCCGATACTTTGGTGCAGTCGAGCTTGAACTAG
- a CDS encoding (2Fe-2S) ferredoxin domain-containing protein produces the protein MCKSRKEVSEFSLEGQIVGSILEDGYKLSYLRIAAASGEEYVVKISKELRKRSQPETSPLFPIAKRGLAVRVVGEKKLNLDNGKTKLKAYSITPLIGGNFQATKPRSFEDISIEKLASALSVSCGDRTPIIPYQGRDVDSAKKVTPKANCPQAKAKILVCQKSDCQKRGGRAICQALETALSDRGLEDHVTIQGTGCLKQCKAGPNIILMPDKTRYSRIEPAKIPGIIEKHFAVNG, from the coding sequence ATGTGTAAATCACGCAAAGAAGTATCAGAATTCAGCCTTGAGGGGCAGATCGTCGGTTCTATTCTTGAAGATGGTTACAAACTCTCCTACTTGCGAATTGCCGCAGCATCGGGGGAGGAGTATGTCGTCAAAATCTCTAAAGAGTTGCGTAAGCGTAGCCAGCCGGAGACATCGCCTCTGTTTCCAATTGCAAAGCGAGGTTTAGCGGTTCGGGTTGTAGGAGAGAAAAAACTCAACTTGGACAATGGCAAAACTAAACTGAAAGCTTATAGCATCACCCCCTTAATTGGTGGTAATTTCCAGGCTACCAAGCCTCGGAGTTTCGAGGATATATCTATTGAAAAACTGGCTTCGGCTTTGTCTGTTTCCTGTGGCGATCGCACTCCTATTATCCCTTACCAAGGGAGAGATGTTGACTCTGCCAAAAAGGTTACTCCCAAGGCAAATTGCCCTCAAGCTAAGGCTAAAATTTTGGTCTGTCAAAAGTCTGACTGCCAGAAGCGGGGCGGTAGAGCCATCTGTCAGGCCTTGGAAACGGCGTTAAGCGATCGCGGCTTGGAAGACCACGTAACTATTCAGGGAACGGGATGTCTTAAACAGTGCAAAGCAGGGCCAAACATTATTTTGATGCCAGATAAAACCCGCTATAGCCGCATCGAACCCGCAAAAATCCCTGGAATTATCGAAAAACATTTTGCTGTTAATGGTTAA